One genomic window of Salvelinus alpinus chromosome 17, SLU_Salpinus.1, whole genome shotgun sequence includes the following:
- the kansl2 gene encoding KAT8 regulatory NSL complex subunit 2 has protein sequence MNRIRIHVLPSSRGRVAQTARTQEPQACSFTQRPCSQPRLEGLEFCIKHVLEDKNAPYRQCSYVSNKNGKRCPNAAPKVEKKEGVTFCAEHARRNAMALQAQLRKASSGPSPEALLSQLSGYNRPETHGLDSGRSEATRILDVDSWSEEEQGPLVLDQTWRGDPDSEADSVDSDHEDPLKHAGVYTAEEVALITREKLIRLQSLYIDQFKRLQHLLKEKKRRYLHSRKVEHETLGSSLLTGPEGLSMKERENLRKLKALRRYRRRYGVEALLHRQLRERRQAVTEGAPLQAHTMRSSQRCISYVEGTRCSNQCLPMTRHCVSHIYQDSNQVLFKMCPGLKDVPCDRPVHMGQSEEPRCPLHLSLPPPMYQPEQETALTPEQLDAVLPKDMYLSAAELQPTESLPLEFSDDLDVVGCPPSPLMFDTALALEDQTIRAIAEGPMDILTGVELDASGHDDSADMDFSERVLQSIEDQIVSEVIGGGDTTENSSTELDHVAADTSR, from the exons ATGAACAGGATAAGGATCCATGTGTTGCCATCGAGCAGAGGCCGTGTGGCCCAGACCGCCCGTACCCAGGAGCCCCAGGCCTGCTCCTTCACACAGCGACCCTGCTCCCAGCCGCGCCTGGAGGGCCTGGAGTTCTGCATCAAACACGTCCTGGAGGACAAGAACGCCCCTTACAGACAGTGTAGCTACGTCTCCAACAAGAATGGCAAGCGCTGCCCAAACGCAGCCCCTAAGGTGGAAAAGAAAGAAGG GGTGACCTTCTGTGCGGAGCACGCTAGAAGGAATGCCATGGCTCTCCAGGCCCAGCTGAGAAAGGCCTCATCCGGACCCTCGCCTGAAGCCCTCCTATCTCAGCTCAGTGGCTACAACCGCCCTGAGACGCATGGCCTGGACAGTGGCCGCAGTGAAGCCACCCGCATCCTAG ATGTGGACAGCTGGAGTGAGGAGGAGCAGGGACCACTGGTGCTGGACCAGACATGGAGAGGAGATCCAGACAGTGAAGCTGACAGCGTTGACAGTGACCATGAGGATCCTCTCAA ACATGCAGGGGTGTACACGGCAGAGGAGGTTGCTCTGATCACACGGGAGAAGCTCATCagactccagtctctctacatcGACCAGTTCAAACGCCTGCAGCACCTCCTCAAGGAGAAGAAGCGCCGATACCTGCACAGCCGCAAGGTGGAGCATGAGACCCTAG GGAGTAGTTTGCTGACTGGCCCGGAGGGTCTCTccatgaaggagagggagaaccTGAGAAAGCTGAAGGCTCTGCGTCGCTACCGCCGCCGGTACGGCGTGGAGGCTCTGCTTCACCGGCAGCTCCGAGAGAGGAGACAGGCTGTCACTGAAGGAGCTCCTCTTCAG gcGCATACGATGCGGTCTAGCCAGAGGTGTATCTCCTATGTGGAAGGGACCCGCTGTTCTAACCAGTGTCTCCCAATGACACGACATTGCGTCTCTC ACATCTACCAGGACAGTAACCAGGTACTGTTCAAGATGTGTCCGGGGCTGAAGGATGTTCCCTGTGACCGGCCTGTTCACATGGGCCAGTCAGAGGAGCCTCGctgccccctgcacctctccctgcctccccccatGTACCAGCCTGAACAGGAGACAGCCCTGACCCCAGAGCAGCTGGATGCAGTACTGCCCAAAGACATGTACCTGAGTGCTGCAGAGCTACAGCCCACGGAGAGCCTGCCGCTAGAGTTCAGTGAT GACCTGGATGTAGTGGGGTGTCCTCCGTCCCCTCTGATGTTTGACACGGCCCTGGCTCTGGAGGACCAGACTATCAGGGCCATCGCTGAGGGTCCTATGGACATCCTGACCGGGGTCGAGCTGGACGCTTCGGGACACGACGACTCTGCTGACATGGATTTCTCTGAGAGAGTTCTGCAGTCTATAGAGGACCAA